The proteins below come from a single Carnobacterium divergens DSM 20623 genomic window:
- a CDS encoding LTA synthase family protein has product MKENKQFMSKTRSLLSTRMGFFLFAVILFWLKTYVAYQTKFSLGVSGSVQQFLLFINPISFTLLLFGISLFSKGKKSYIILLVIDFLMSTWLFANIVYYREFSDFMTINIIKGASAVSSNMDTSLKSLIHVSDFFVYLDIIVLITLLAFKIVKMDTRVLKKRIAFTVTALAVAIFAGNLSLAEMDRPQLLSRTFDRNYIIKYLGLTAFTVYDGVKTAQANSTKANADSSDMDEVLAYMKKNQVPANVNYFGKAEGKNVFVIHLESFQQFLIDYQSNGEEVTPTLNQFYHDSNTVSFDNFFHQVGQGKTSDAEMMLENSLYGLSQGSAMVTNGTENTFQAAPAILNQKGYTTAAFHGDVASFWNRDNAYKSWGYNYFFDSTYDSKGENFNVGYGLKDKIFLKDSAQYLEQLPQPFYAKMITVTNHYPYPLDEANATIPKTTTGDSTVDGYVQTARYLDEAINEFLTYLKTTGLYDNSVILMYGDHYGISSNHGKAVSQLLGTEEYTDFDDAMFQKVPFMIHAPGLAGGVNHTYGGEIDVLPTLLHLLGVDTKDYIQFGSDLLSDENKQVVAFRNGNFVSKQFTKLSGDVYDTATGELLTNLTPVQTAELKKEKDYVDTQLALSDKVITGDLLRFYTPDGFKPVDKTQYNYKYNKGIKQLANEAQKNRLIDKNNGNSTVDSYQTNAPELK; this is encoded by the coding sequence ATGAAAGAAAACAAACAATTTATGAGTAAAACAAGATCTCTATTAAGTACAAGAATGGGATTTTTCTTATTTGCAGTTATTTTATTTTGGTTAAAAACCTATGTAGCCTATCAAACCAAATTTTCACTAGGTGTTAGTGGCAGTGTCCAACAATTTTTACTGTTTATTAATCCCATTAGTTTCACACTGCTATTATTTGGCATTTCTCTTTTTTCAAAAGGAAAAAAGTCGTACATTATTTTATTGGTTATTGATTTTCTAATGTCTACTTGGCTGTTTGCTAATATTGTGTATTACCGAGAATTTTCTGATTTTATGACGATTAATATTATTAAAGGAGCATCTGCTGTTTCTAGTAATATGGATACAAGTTTAAAAAGCTTGATTCATGTCTCAGATTTTTTCGTGTATCTTGACATTATTGTTTTGATTACACTATTAGCTTTCAAAATTGTCAAAATGGATACTCGTGTCTTAAAAAAACGAATTGCATTTACGGTTACAGCACTAGCTGTTGCAATTTTTGCAGGGAATTTAAGTTTAGCTGAGATGGATCGTCCACAATTACTAAGCCGTACATTTGACCGTAACTATATTATTAAATATTTAGGGTTAACTGCATTTACTGTCTATGATGGCGTCAAAACTGCACAAGCTAATTCAACAAAAGCAAATGCTGATAGCAGTGATATGGACGAAGTGTTAGCTTATATGAAAAAAAATCAAGTTCCTGCGAATGTGAATTATTTTGGTAAAGCTGAAGGAAAGAATGTTTTTGTGATCCATTTAGAAAGTTTCCAACAATTTCTGATTGACTATCAATCAAATGGTGAAGAAGTAACGCCGACATTAAATCAATTTTATCATGACAGCAATACCGTAAGCTTTGATAATTTCTTCCATCAAGTTGGTCAAGGGAAAACAAGTGATGCTGAAATGATGTTGGAGAATTCATTATACGGATTGTCTCAAGGTTCAGCGATGGTAACTAATGGAACTGAAAACACGTTCCAAGCAGCGCCGGCAATTTTAAATCAAAAAGGCTATACAACAGCCGCTTTTCATGGCGATGTAGCGAGTTTTTGGAACCGTGATAACGCTTATAAATCATGGGGTTATAATTATTTCTTTGATTCTACCTATGATTCAAAAGGCGAGAACTTTAATGTTGGATATGGCTTAAAGGATAAAATCTTCTTAAAAGATTCTGCGCAATATCTCGAACAATTGCCTCAACCATTTTATGCAAAAATGATAACCGTGACAAATCACTATCCATACCCATTGGATGAAGCTAATGCCACGATTCCTAAGACAACGACAGGAGATTCAACAGTGGATGGCTATGTTCAAACAGCACGTTATTTAGATGAAGCAATCAATGAATTTTTAACGTATTTAAAAACGACAGGTTTGTATGATAATAGTGTGATTTTAATGTACGGCGATCATTATGGAATTTCAAGTAATCATGGAAAAGCTGTTTCTCAATTGTTAGGAACAGAAGAGTATACGGATTTTGATGATGCGATGTTCCAAAAAGTACCCTTTATGATTCATGCACCGGGCTTAGCAGGTGGGGTGAATCATACCTATGGTGGCGAGATTGATGTATTGCCAACATTGTTACATTTATTGGGAGTAGATACAAAGGACTATATTCAGTTTGGATCTGATTTATTGTCAGATGAAAATAAACAAGTAGTTGCGTTTAGAAATGGGAATTTTGTTTCAAAACAGTTCACCAAATTATCTGGGGATGTTTATGATACGGCAACAGGAGAATTGTTGACGAATTTAACACCTGTTCAGACAGCTGAGTTGAAAAAAGAAAAGGACTATGTAGATACCCAATTAGCGTTATCGGATAAAGTAATCACAGGTGATTTATTGCGATTCTATACACCTGATGGCTTTAAACCAGTTGATAAAACCCAGTACAACTACAAATACAATAAAGGAATCAAACAATTGGCTAATGAAGCTCAAAAAAACCGATTGATTGATAAAAATAATGGCAATTCAACGGTGGATAGTTACCAAACTAACGCACCTGAATTGAAATAA
- the thrB gene encoding homoserine kinase: protein MQIRVPGTTANLGPGFDSCGLALNLYLTLTVGEVQDKWEVIHSLGEGIPVDQTNVIVTTACKLCPDLEPRKLWMTSEVPSTRGLGSSSAAIVAGIELANQLGNLMLSQQEKVTYATLMEGHPDNVAPAILGDFVVATKIEQEVYAVKHSFPETGILVCIPNGELLTSESRDVLPQTLTYSTAVTASSIANVMISAILANDLSLAGKMMEQDLFHEYYRKNLIPHLSDIRETANQFGAYGTFLSGAGPTVLTLVPLAKLKKLQSKLERNYPQAMIKELEIERNGVEVIH from the coding sequence ATGCAAATTAGAGTTCCAGGAACAACGGCTAATTTAGGACCGGGATTTGATTCTTGTGGACTTGCATTAAACCTTTATCTAACCCTTACAGTAGGTGAAGTTCAAGATAAATGGGAAGTGATTCATTCATTAGGAGAAGGCATTCCAGTGGATCAAACTAATGTCATTGTCACAACTGCTTGCAAACTCTGTCCTGACTTAGAGCCTCGAAAATTATGGATGACTTCAGAAGTTCCTTCAACTAGAGGATTAGGAAGTAGTTCTGCGGCGATTGTCGCTGGAATTGAACTAGCCAATCAACTTGGAAACTTAATGTTAAGCCAACAAGAAAAAGTAACGTATGCTACTTTAATGGAAGGTCATCCAGACAATGTAGCACCAGCAATTCTCGGTGATTTCGTTGTAGCGACTAAGATTGAGCAAGAAGTCTATGCCGTTAAACATTCCTTTCCAGAAACGGGTATTTTAGTGTGTATTCCTAATGGTGAATTGTTAACTTCGGAAAGTCGTGATGTGTTGCCTCAAACATTAACTTATTCCACAGCTGTTACTGCCAGTAGTATTGCAAATGTTATGATTTCTGCTATTTTAGCAAATGATTTGTCATTAGCTGGAAAAATGATGGAACAAGATTTATTTCATGAATATTATCGAAAGAACTTAATCCCTCATTTATCAGATATTCGAGAAACTGCGAATCAATTTGGCGCTTATGGAACTTTTTTAAGTGGGGCAGGTCCAACTGTTTTAACGCTTGTACCATTAGCTAAATTAAAGAAATTACAATCAAAACTAGAACGTAACTATCCACAAGCCATGATCAAAGAGTTGGAAATTGAACGAAATGGTGTGGAAGTAATCCATTAA
- the thrC gene encoding threonine synthase yields the protein MYKGLLDRYQENLPVTEKTPMISLAEGNTPLIPLHNLSKELGITLYGKYEGLNPTGSFKDRGMVMAVAKAKEEGAKAIICASTGNTSAAAAAYATRAGLKAYIVIPDGKIALGKLAQAVMYGADIISIQGNFDEALKAVRKLAETEAVTLVNSVNPYRLEGQKTAAFEICEDLTKAPDVLAIPVGNAGNISAYWKGFKEWNELHQTGLPRMHGFEAEGAAAIVQGAPIENPETIATAIRIGNPASWSLAEAARDESKGAIDSVTDAEIIEAYKKVAAMDGVFIEPGSAASLAGVIKHRASGEIKTGETVVCVFTGNGLKDPDTAMNVTEIPIARMDDLEEMRVHLREGMNRL from the coding sequence ATGTATAAAGGACTATTAGATCGTTATCAAGAAAACTTACCTGTTACTGAAAAAACACCTATGATTTCTTTAGCAGAAGGCAATACTCCCTTAATTCCGTTACACAATTTGTCAAAAGAATTAGGGATTACTTTATATGGAAAATATGAAGGTCTAAATCCAACGGGTTCATTTAAAGACCGGGGCATGGTAATGGCAGTAGCTAAAGCGAAAGAAGAAGGCGCAAAAGCAATTATCTGTGCATCAACTGGAAATACAAGTGCAGCAGCAGCAGCTTACGCAACAAGAGCAGGCTTGAAAGCTTACATTGTGATTCCAGATGGGAAAATTGCACTAGGGAAATTGGCTCAAGCGGTAATGTATGGAGCGGATATTATTTCAATTCAAGGCAACTTTGATGAAGCTTTAAAGGCTGTTCGTAAATTAGCAGAGACGGAAGCTGTTACACTGGTAAATTCTGTAAATCCTTATCGTTTAGAAGGGCAAAAAACAGCGGCTTTTGAAATTTGTGAAGATTTAACAAAAGCACCTGATGTTCTGGCAATTCCAGTCGGCAATGCTGGGAATATTTCAGCATACTGGAAAGGGTTTAAAGAGTGGAATGAGTTGCATCAAACAGGATTACCTCGGATGCATGGTTTTGAAGCAGAAGGCGCAGCAGCTATCGTTCAAGGCGCCCCAATTGAAAATCCTGAAACGATTGCGACTGCGATTCGCATTGGAAATCCTGCAAGTTGGTCATTAGCAGAAGCAGCTCGCGACGAGTCAAAAGGAGCAATCGATTCTGTAACAGATGCTGAAATTATTGAAGCTTATAAAAAAGTAGCTGCGATGGACGGTGTCTTTATTGAACCAGGTTCAGCTGCATCCCTTGCAGGCGTAATCAAACATCGTGCAAGTGGAGAGATTAAAACAGGCGAGACGGTTGTTTGTGTCTTTACTGGAAATGGATTGAAAGATCCTGATACGGCAATGAACGTCACTGAAATTCCAATTGCTAGGATGGACGACCTTGAAGAAATGCGGGTGCATTTACGTGAAGGAATGAACCGGTTATGA
- a CDS encoding homoserine dehydrogenase, which translates to MNKQIQVGILGFGTVGSGVIRILKDHNAKIRQVTGEEISVKKVLVRDIEKNRGKISEGIQLTTNEDEVLADPEIDVILEVMGSIDSAKMYITKALKAGKHVVTANKDLIALHGNELVALAKENQCDLYYEASVAGGIPILRTIVDSLASDNIQQVMGIVNGTTNFMLTKMTNEHQSYEEALKEAQELGFAESDPTNDVDGIDAARKMVILTRLAFGMNVELDQIETKGIRNLKSIDIETAKKLGYRIKLIGTAEENNGGVSVSVGPILVPEAHPLASVQNENNAVFVVGAAVGETMFYGPGAGELPTATSVVSDLITVAKNIRLGTTGNVFNSYQHETKLMTDEEILSKYYLSIEMNDRTGLFLELTKIFAASDVGFDKIIQEPIEGGMAKVVIITHLMNRKQEKEILAKLKKADDMNLLIHLKVMEG; encoded by the coding sequence ATGAACAAGCAAATTCAAGTTGGGATTTTAGGATTTGGGACTGTTGGAAGTGGTGTTATTCGAATTTTAAAAGACCATAATGCTAAAATTCGTCAAGTAACTGGCGAGGAGATTTCTGTAAAAAAAGTTTTAGTTCGAGATATTGAAAAAAATCGTGGAAAAATTTCTGAGGGGATCCAGTTAACGACGAATGAAGATGAAGTTTTAGCTGATCCTGAAATTGATGTTATCTTAGAAGTGATGGGAAGCATTGACAGTGCAAAAATGTATATTACTAAGGCTTTAAAGGCAGGTAAACATGTTGTAACAGCCAATAAAGACCTGATTGCTTTACATGGAAATGAATTAGTTGCTTTAGCAAAAGAAAATCAGTGTGATTTGTACTATGAAGCCAGTGTAGCTGGAGGAATTCCGATTCTTAGAACTATTGTGGATAGTTTAGCGTCAGATAATATTCAGCAAGTGATGGGGATTGTGAACGGTACGACTAATTTTATGTTAACAAAAATGACAAATGAGCATCAATCTTATGAAGAGGCTTTAAAAGAAGCTCAAGAATTAGGTTTTGCTGAAAGCGACCCCACTAATGATGTGGATGGCATAGATGCAGCTAGAAAAATGGTCATCTTAACAAGACTTGCATTTGGAATGAATGTGGAACTAGACCAGATTGAAACGAAAGGAATCCGCAATTTAAAGTCGATAGATATTGAAACTGCTAAAAAATTGGGATACCGCATTAAATTAATTGGTACTGCAGAAGAAAATAATGGAGGGGTATCTGTTAGCGTTGGCCCAATATTAGTGCCAGAAGCTCATCCCTTAGCAAGTGTTCAAAATGAAAATAACGCTGTTTTTGTAGTGGGAGCTGCCGTTGGGGAAACCATGTTTTATGGACCAGGTGCAGGTGAGTTACCAACCGCAACGAGTGTGGTAAGTGATTTAATTACAGTTGCAAAAAACATTCGATTAGGTACTACTGGAAATGTTTTTAATTCTTACCAACACGAAACGAAATTAATGACAGACGAAGAAATTTTATCTAAATATTATTTGTCGATTGAAATGAACGATCGCACAGGTTTATTTTTAGAGTTAACGAAAATCTTTGCAGCGTCTGATGTAGGATTTGATAAAATTATCCAAGAGCCCATTGAAGGTGGGATGGCAAAAGTAGTAATCATCACACATTTAATGAACCGTAAACAAGAAAAAGAAATTTTAGCTAAATTAAAAAAAGCCGACGATATGAATTTATTGATTCATCTCAAAGTGATGGAGGGATAA
- a CDS encoding YkuJ family protein, with protein sequence MKSSQLVAIIRRLEAMQESTDSEVQVRRFEKEGHERCLVSYDSKAGTYEMEDVGDHSVYQFDDIDLIAIEIYELLQD encoded by the coding sequence ATGAAATCTTCACAGTTAGTGGCGATTATTCGTCGATTAGAAGCAATGCAAGAAAGTACAGATAGTGAAGTTCAAGTTCGTCGATTTGAAAAAGAAGGTCACGAGCGCTGTCTAGTAAGTTATGATTCAAAAGCTGGCACATATGAAATGGAAGACGTTGGCGATCATTCTGTTTATCAGTTTGATGATATTGACTTAATTGCAATTGAAATTTATGAATTACTCCAAGACTAA
- a CDS encoding pyridoxal phosphate-dependent aminotransferase, which produces MNPLTKNFNQQTYQIEVSDIRKFDERVSQIEDMLKLTLGEPDFNTPEHVKQAGIQAIEDNDSHYTGMAGDLSLRIAAANFMKTKYKVHYTPSSEVLVTVGATEALSASLLAILNPGDKILVPTPIYPGYEPLITLARATPVYIDTTSNDFVLTPEMIETAMKEHGTAVKAIILNYPSNPTGVTYNRKEVAAIASAVRAHNIFVISDEIYSELTYGEKHVSIAEYARDQTILINGLSKSHAMTGWRIGFIFAPIELVEQLMKVHQYLVTSATTMAQKAATAALTAGIDDALPMKVEYLKRRDFLYEKMKAMGFEIARPNGAFYIFAKIPTGFIQNSMDFCVDLAEKNKLAIIPGSAFGSAGEGYVRLSYAASMEKLEIAMERLEDYIFTQREA; this is translated from the coding sequence ATGAATCCATTAACTAAAAACTTCAATCAGCAAACGTACCAAATTGAGGTTTCTGATATTCGAAAATTCGATGAACGTGTCTCTCAAATCGAAGATATGTTAAAATTAACATTAGGAGAACCTGATTTTAATACTCCTGAACACGTTAAACAGGCTGGCATCCAAGCTATCGAAGATAACGACTCACACTATACAGGTATGGCTGGTGATTTAAGTCTAAGGATTGCTGCAGCCAATTTTATGAAAACAAAATACAAAGTTCATTATACGCCAAGTTCAGAAGTTTTAGTAACTGTAGGAGCTACTGAAGCTCTCTCAGCTAGCTTATTAGCTATTTTAAACCCTGGTGATAAAATCTTAGTACCCACTCCTATTTATCCAGGTTATGAACCTTTGATTACTTTAGCTCGTGCCACACCTGTTTACATTGATACAACTTCTAATGATTTTGTATTAACTCCTGAAATGATTGAAACCGCAATGAAAGAACATGGTACAGCCGTTAAGGCTATTATCTTAAACTATCCAAGTAATCCAACAGGTGTCACATATAATCGCAAAGAAGTAGCTGCAATCGCTTCTGCTGTTCGAGCTCATAATATTTTTGTTATTAGTGATGAAATTTATAGTGAATTAACTTATGGAGAAAAGCATGTTTCTATCGCTGAATATGCTCGTGATCAGACTATTTTAATCAATGGGTTATCAAAATCACATGCCATGACTGGCTGGCGTATTGGCTTTATTTTTGCACCGATAGAACTAGTAGAACAATTGATGAAAGTCCATCAATATTTAGTTACAAGTGCTACTACGATGGCACAAAAAGCAGCAACTGCAGCTTTGACAGCTGGAATTGATGATGCGTTGCCAATGAAGGTCGAATATTTAAAGCGTCGTGATTTTCTTTACGAAAAAATGAAGGCTATGGGTTTTGAAATTGCACGACCTAATGGAGCTTTCTACATTTTTGCTAAAATTCCAACGGGATTCATTCAAAATAGCATGGATTTTTGTGTGGATTTGGCAGAAAAAAATAAACTAGCCATTATCCCAGGTTCTGCTTTTGGTAGCGCTGGTGAAGGGTACGTTCGTCTTAGCTACGCAGCGAGTATGGAAAAATTAGAAATCGCCATGGAACGTTTAGAAGATTATATTTTTACTCAAAGAGAAGCATAA
- a CDS encoding NAD(P)-dependent oxidoreductase codes for MKKIGFIGTGVMGASIVKHLLKAGYPVAVYNRTKSKTDELIAKGATWHETPASVTKESDVVFTIVGYPKDVEEVYLGKNGILQEATPDKILVDMTTSTPTLAKKLFNKGQKLNIQVLDAPVSGGDLGAKNGTLTIMVGGNEEAYRQVEPIFEVFSGKVKLQGLAGSGQHTKMANQIMIAGTMTGMTELLIYANAAGLNLESVLDTVGGGSAQNWSLTNYAPRILKEDFTAGFFVKHFVKDLKIALDEAKKMEIQLPGTSLAEKLYEKLEEQGDGDDGTQALIKLWWPEGKAIPEND; via the coding sequence ATGAAAAAAATTGGATTTATTGGTACAGGAGTAATGGGAGCTTCCATCGTTAAACATCTATTGAAAGCAGGCTATCCAGTTGCTGTCTATAATCGAACAAAGAGCAAGACGGATGAGTTAATTGCAAAAGGTGCAACTTGGCATGAGACTCCTGCATCTGTTACAAAGGAAAGTGATGTTGTATTTACAATTGTCGGATATCCAAAAGATGTGGAAGAAGTTTATCTTGGCAAAAATGGTATTCTACAAGAAGCCACACCAGATAAAATTTTAGTAGATATGACTACTAGTACGCCAACATTAGCGAAAAAATTATTTAATAAAGGTCAAAAATTAAATATTCAAGTGTTAGATGCCCCTGTTTCTGGTGGCGATTTAGGTGCCAAAAATGGAACTTTAACGATTATGGTAGGTGGAAATGAAGAAGCTTATCGACAAGTTGAACCTATTTTTGAGGTTTTTTCAGGAAAAGTAAAATTACAAGGGCTTGCAGGAAGTGGTCAGCATACGAAGATGGCTAACCAGATTATGATTGCAGGAACAATGACTGGAATGACTGAACTTTTAATTTATGCAAATGCGGCTGGTTTAAACTTGGAAAGTGTCTTAGACACTGTTGGTGGGGGAAGCGCTCAAAATTGGTCATTGACAAATTATGCGCCACGAATTTTAAAAGAAGATTTTACAGCGGGTTTTTTTGTGAAGCATTTTGTTAAAGATTTGAAAATTGCGTTAGATGAAGCTAAAAAGATGGAGATTCAATTGCCAGGTACGTCACTGGCTGAAAAGCTATATGAAAAATTAGAAGAGCAAGGTGACGGAGATGATGGTACTCAAGCCTTGATTAAACTATGGTGGCCTGAAGGAAAAGCAATTCCTGAAAATGATTAA
- a CDS encoding lysylphosphatidylglycerol synthase transmembrane domain-containing protein codes for MERRNKWALAIILLIGASVFFWEFRSLTLHEIMVEFRQIQWSWIIVAIACMLFQWAVEAKIVQGLLERENFSYSFKKSYRIPLIQHLFNSITPFASGGQPAQLVALKQTGVDIGIGSSVLLMKFVVYQGMIVVYFGLCVLLRYHVLVTEISRLAFFVILGLVTHILVIAVLLLITFKVNLTKKIVHWLMIIVSIFMNKEKARILEEDIVLKVDSFYHESLYIRGQTLLLLKTALLTAVQLAGYFIVPYFILLSLGIKDMDIITIICMHAFIVMIVSLFPIPGGSGGAEYSFTLLFGSFILSPEKLAIALLLWRLITYYLGILLGAVALGVTGDSKNVKDNA; via the coding sequence ATGGAAAGAAGAAATAAATGGGCATTAGCCATCATTCTGCTTATTGGAGCAAGTGTTTTTTTCTGGGAATTCAGATCTTTAACGTTACATGAGATAATGGTAGAGTTTCGTCAAATTCAATGGAGTTGGATTATTGTTGCAATTGCTTGTATGCTGTTTCAATGGGCAGTAGAAGCCAAGATTGTTCAAGGATTGTTGGAAAGGGAGAATTTTAGTTATTCTTTTAAAAAATCTTATCGAATTCCACTGATTCAACATTTATTCAATTCGATTACACCATTTGCTAGCGGGGGACAACCGGCTCAGTTGGTAGCGTTAAAGCAAACGGGAGTAGACATTGGAATTGGAAGCTCGGTCTTATTAATGAAGTTTGTCGTTTATCAAGGAATGATTGTGGTTTACTTTGGATTATGTGTGTTGTTGCGGTATCATGTTTTAGTAACAGAAATTTCTAGATTAGCATTCTTTGTTATTTTAGGACTAGTCACACATATTCTTGTGATTGCTGTTTTACTTTTGATTACCTTTAAAGTCAATCTAACCAAAAAAATTGTTCATTGGTTAATGATAATTGTTTCTATCTTTATGAATAAGGAAAAAGCGCGTATACTTGAAGAAGACATCGTATTAAAAGTAGATTCTTTTTATCATGAAAGTCTTTATATAAGAGGGCAAACACTGTTGTTGTTGAAAACGGCACTGTTAACAGCGGTTCAATTAGCAGGTTATTTTATTGTTCCATATTTCATCTTATTAAGTTTAGGAATTAAAGATATGGATATTATTACCATTATTTGTATGCATGCGTTTATTGTCATGATTGTATCGCTATTTCCGATTCCTGGTGGTTCTGGAGGAGCTGAATACAGTTTTACGCTTCTTTTTGGTAGCTTTATTTTATCACCGGAAAAATTAGCGATTGCGTTATTATTATGGAGACTGATTACTTATTATTTGGGTATTTTATTAGGGGCAGTGGCTTTAGGAGTTACGGGTGATTCTAAGAACGTAAAAGATAATGCGTAA